In Lacerta agilis isolate rLacAgi1 chromosome 8, rLacAgi1.pri, whole genome shotgun sequence, one genomic interval encodes:
- the LOC117051163 gene encoding SNF-related serine/threonine-protein kinase-like — protein MAAGARAFSEGKIAGLYDLERTLGKGHFAVVKLARHVFTGERVAVKVIDKSKLDGGAAAHLLQEVRCMKLVQHPNVVRLYEVIDTHAKLYLILELGDGGDMFDHIMQHEGGLSEEKAKHYFAQIVHAISYCHRLHVVHRDLKPENVVFFQEQGVVKLTDFGFSNCFQPGTMLTTSCGSLAYSAPEILLGDEYDAPAVDIWSLGVILYMLVCGHPPFQEANDSETLTMILDCRYETPPHVSSECADLIAQMLQRDPQKRASLEQIESHPWLQGVDPSPASRSLLPLTSHRRVSEEEHGIIIQAMMCGNIADRETIQEALEANRYNHVTATYFLLAERILREKQEKQSPGASLAYNLAQHIQSRSSFSAVGDPGQPLPTTGKSPQPLPTTKSALEAFAEHSGKSLLSFSALGEDESPSSFHGCGQPIRALIRPSLIETPIAKSTPALQQISEEEEEEEEEEEGKPGLFRRRTSSLNQEQMSDFQSAKASLLFCRSLASHNKTGKALGPGFPKARGGLEPQGPEGGLSLAAPQRPSCPQGEREEGTGTQVGPEMPAEGCPRGSSWMGGQEGRKGSAILEAASRREQPPGKEEEANNNAPPGKGGAGEGEEERLLKKEHGPQNDDETLARGSCGQRAAGMSPASDPEGQFRKSPEVAPAQRPKQDGHRNGSGSEGLADVIKLDPAKGKNANLKDRIMQFPLCEKALAFRMRPASKESLLSLGQFNCCHVI, from the exons ATGGCTGCCGGCGCCCGGGCATTCTCGGAAGGGAAGATTGCTGGCCTCTATGACCTGGAGCGCACTTTGGGCAAGGGCCACTTTGCGGTGGTGAAGCTGGCCCGGCACGTTTTCACGGGGGAGCGGGTGGCCGTCAAGGTGATTGACAAGAGCAAGCTGGATGGCGGGGCGGCCGCTCACCTCTTGCAAGAGGTCCGCTGCATGAAGCTGGTGCAGCACCCCAATGTGGTCCGCCTGTATGAGGTCATCGACACCCACGCCAAGCTCTACCTCATCCTGGAGCTGGGCGACGGCGGGGATATGTTTGACCACATCATGCAGCACGAGGGAGGCCTGAGTGAGGAGAAGGCCAAGCACTACTTCGCCCAGATTGTCCACGCCATCTCCTACTGCCACCGCCTCCACGTGGTCCACCGGGACCTCAAGCCCGAGAACGTGGTCTTCTTCCAAGAGCAGGGCGTGGTGAAGCTCACAGACTTTGGCTTCAGCAACTGCTTCCAGCCAGGCACGATGCTGACCACCAGCTGCGGCTCCTTGGCCTACTCTGCCCCGGAGATCCTGCTGGGGGACGAGTACGATGCTCCTGCTGTTG atATCTGGAGCCTGGGAGTCATCCTGTACATGCTGGTCTGTGGGCACCCGCCTTTCCAGGAAGCCAACGACAGCGAGACGCTGACCATGATCCTGGACTGTCGCTACGAGACCCCCCCTCACGTCTCCTCCGAGTGTGCAGA CCTGATCGCCCAGATGCTGCAGCGGGACCCCCAGAAGAGGGCCTCCTTGGAGCAGATTGAGAGCCACCCGTGGCTGCAAGGTGTGGACCCCTCCCCTGCCAGCCGCTCCCTCCTGCCTCTGACGTCGCACAGGCGGGTATCGGAGGAAGAGCACGGCATCATCATCCAAGCCATGATGTGCGGCAACATTGCGGACCGAGAGACCATCCAGGA AGCCCTGGAGGCCAACCGCTACAACCACGTGACGGCCACCTACTTCCTGCTGGCTGAGAGGATCCTGCgggagaagcaggagaagcagAGTCCTGGGGCCAGCCTGGCCTACAACCTGGCGCAGCACATCCAGAGCAG GAGCTCCTTCAGCGCCGTGGGGGACCCCGGCCAACCACTGCCCACCACAGGCAAAAGCCCTCAGCCGCTGCCGACAACCAAGAGCGCCCTGGAGGCCTTTGCAGAGCATTCTGGGAAGTCCCTTCTGTCCTTCTCTGCGCTGGGGGAGGATGAGTCGCCTTCCAGCTTCCACGGGTGCGGGCAGCCCATCAGAGCCCTGATCCGGCCCTCGCTCATCGAGACCCCCATTGCCAAGAGCACCCCCGCCCTGCAGCAGATttcggaggaggaagaggaggaggaggaagaggaagaggggaagccTGGCCTGTTCCGCAGGAGGACGTCTTCCCTGAATCAGGAGCAGATGAGCGACTTCCAGAGTGCCAAGGCTTCCTTGCTCTTCTGCCGGAGTCTTGCGTCCCACAACAAAACAGGGAAGGCTCTCGGCCCAGGATTCCCCAAGGCTCGTGGTGGCCTGGAGCCTCAAGGGCCTGAGGGTGGCCTCTCCCTGGCAGCGCCACAGAGGCCTTCATGCCCGCAAGGTGAACGGGAGGAAGGCACGGGCACCCAGGTGGGCCCAGAAATGCCAGCAGAAGGATGCCCAAGAGGCAGTTCTTGGATGGGCGGCCAGGAGGGGAGGAAGGGTAGTGCCATCTTGGAGGCAGCGAGCAGAAGGGAGCAGCCcccagggaaggaggaagaggccaACAACAACGCCCCCCCAGGGAAAGGAggcgctggggagggggaggaagaaagactcTTGAAGAAAGAGCACGGGCCACAGAATGATGACGAGACTCTGGCTCGGGGCAGCTGTGGCCAGAGAGCTGCTGGGATGAGCCCAGCCTCAGACCCAGAAGGCCAGTTCCGAAAGAGCCCTGAGGTGGCACCAGCCCAGAGGCCGAAGCAGGACGGCCACCGGAACGGCAGTGGCAGTGAGGGCCTGGCAGACGTCATCAAGCTGGACCCTGCCAAGGGCAAGAACGCCAACCTGAAGGACCGGATCATGCAGTTCCCGCTCTGCGAGAAGGCCCTCGCGTTCCGGATGCGGCCTGCCTCCAAGGAGAGCCTCCTCTCCCTGGGACAGTTCAACTGTTGCCACGTCATCTGA
- the AGRP gene encoding agouti-related protein: protein MLRILLLSLGFLQEIPTTLASNPNHSRRLAERGPSMLDEEGRSSYPGLLQVIKEGPPDFEHLAALEMPIAQDDLALEANAMEPQQMFLTALQTQGREERSPRRCVRLQESCLGHKLPCCDPCATCYCRFFNANCFCKKFSNTFPCGKN, encoded by the exons ATGTTGAGGATCCTGCTGCTGTCCTTAGGATTCCTGCAAGAAATCCCCACCACCCTGGCCTCTAACCCCAACCACAGCCGCCGTCTGGCCGAGCGGGGCCCCTCCATGCTGGACGAAGAAGGCCGCTCCAGCTACCCAGGGCTTCTGCAGGTGATCAAAGAGGGACCCCCAG ATTTTGAACACCTGGCTGCCCTGGAGATGCCAATTGCCCAAGATGACCTTGCGCTAGAAGCAAACGCAATGGAGCCACAGCAG ATGTTTCTGACGGCCCTGCAGACCCAGGGAAGGGAAGAGCGTTCCCCTCGAAGATGTGTCCGCTTGCAGGAATCTTGCCTTGGGCACAAGCTCCCCTGCTGTGATCCATGTGCCACCTGCTACTGCCGCTTCTTCAATGCCAATTGCTTTTGCAAGAAATTTAGCAACACTTTCCCCTGTGGCAAGAACTAG